The DNA sequence CGCGCAGATGCGCAGCAACGCCGGAGAGCGTTCCAAGCGCCACGGAGTGATCTCCCCCCAGAACGACAGGAAGCTCCTGACGTGACAGCGCGCTGCGAACCGCATGTGCGACATCCGAGCACACGGCGGTGATCTCTGCCAGGTTTCGAAGCGCCTGCGGGTCGGTGCGCTCCGGTGGCACCACCACGTCTCCCAGGTCACGCACCGTATATCCCAGCTCACCCAGTCGGTTTCCGAGGCGTGCCAGTCGCATGACCGCAGGCCCCAGATCTGCCCCCGGACGTCCACAGCCAAAGGCAAGTGGAACCCCGAGCAAGGATACAGTGCGATCCTGTCCTGGCAAGAGCTCGGCGGAGGTGAGAGCGGTCGGTAGCGGGCTGGGCATGGGAAACTTCCTTCCTGCAGTGGAGACGTGGCGAGATAGGCCGCATTCTAGGGCTCCACGCGACCGATGTCAAGCCGTTCCAGGATGAGCTGCGCAATAGAGGAGGCAGAGCGCCGGAAGCACTGAAGAGCCCCGCAGAAAGAACTGCAAGGGCTCTTCGCGGCATCGGGCGACTCCGCTTGGGGCGTCAGCTCAGGCACTGGCGTGCTTCCGGCGCCCGCATATGGCGCGGTGCGACCTTTTCGGTCGCGCCTCTAGATGCTGTTGTATCCAGGAGGGGCTCCGCCCGGCTTCACCAGCGGAGGAAGCCCGCTTGGCGTGCTCGGATCGACAGGAGGCCACACCGGCGCGGGGTAGCCGTAGCCGTATCCATAGCCATATGCGGCCTGGACCGTGGGCCCGCTCACGTAGGTCGTTCCGACGTTCACGGCCCCACCGGCCACGGCGTCGAGATCGTCGAGCTCGAGCTTGCCGTTGGAGGCAGGGGGCAGCGGCAGGACCAATTCGTCGACGTGCTCGACAAAGCGCAGGCGCAGATCTGCCGGGATCGCGACGCTCCCCATCGCCTCGAGCGCGGCGCGCGCATCTTTCAGGCAGATGGCACGAAACTCGGGATCGGTGGCCGCGCGGTGATAGAGCGCAGGCAACGCAGCCTGCCAGGGGTGCAAGGTCTCAGACATGGGTTCCTCCTCGCTGTGCTGGCTCGATGTTCCGACAAGCGACTGGGGTCGGCGAAGGCCAGCCGCGCCATCGACCAGCGTTCCTAACAGAGGGCGCTTCGTGTCATCGCTGGAGTGAACACGACGCCCCGCGCACAACCTGCTGACATGATTCGCACAGCGCGCAAGAAGTTCCCGCACCTGCGCGCAACGCCACGGGCAGACAAGACGCGCCTCGCCTCAGCCTGTCGGCAGCGCTGGGGCGTAGCTGCGGGCAACGAAGCGCCCCCCTCCCGGGTCGCCCACGAACTCGCCTTCGCGAACCAGTACCCGCCCTCTCGAGATGGTGATCACGGGCCACCCGTGACAGACCCACCCCTCGAAGGGCGACCAGTCGGTGGACATGTGCAGACTGTCGACCCCCACACGAACCTTCTTCCCAGGGTCGAGGAGCACCAGATCTGCGTCTGCCCCTGGGGCCAGGCTCCCCTTTCGGGGATGCAGGCCGAAGAGACGCGCGGGATTGCCTGCAATGAGCTCGACGAGCCCGTTCAGGCTGAGACGGCCCTTGCGCACCCCCTCGCTGAACATGAGCCCCAGCAACGTCTCAACGCCAGGCAACCCACGCGGAGCCAGCGCCGCATCAGCGGCTCCAGCCTCCTTCTGCGCGCGGCGAAACGCGCGATGGCCAGACCCAACCACCTGGATGGCGCCTGCGGAAATCCCCTTCCAGAGACCGTCAGCGTCAGCCTGGCTGCGCAGTGGCGGCGACGTGAGGTACATGTGCGCCTCCGGAACCTCATTGAGGGCGTCGTGAAGGAGCAGATACGGTGGCGAGGTCTCAGAGAAGACATTGAGCCCACGTCCCTTGGCCTCACCGACAAAACGGGCGCTGCCCATGGTCGAGAGGTTGAAGAGGCATAGCCGCCCCCCCACCAGCTCGGTGTAGAAGATCACGCGGCGCACGGCTTCCGCCTCGCTGAACGTGGGGTGGGAGCGGGCGTGCGCCAGGGGGCCGACCTGCCCCCGCTCGCGGTGCTTCTTGGTGAAGTAGTCAACCAAGGAGCCGTTCTCGGGCTGAACCGCAACCAATCCCCCGCCTGCGCGCACCGTGTCGAGCACGGCCAGCAGCTCCCCATCGGAGACCGCATCGGCGTCGCCGAAGTCGGCGGTGGAGACGAGCGTCGAGGGCACGCCCAGCGCAATTGCACGGGGCAGCTCGGCCACCACCTCATCGCGCGGGTCGCCGAGCGCGGCGTGAAAGGCGAAGTCAACATTGAACTGTCCGGTGGCCGCCTTGAGCTTCTGCTCGATGGCGGGCACCAGGGCCTCCCCTTCCACCTGGAGGGCCGTGTCGATGACCGTGGTGACGCCCCCGTGAGCTGCCGCCCGTGAGCCGGCTGCGAAATCGTCGGCCGAGCCGTGACCGCCGCTGACGAACTCGAAGCGGGCGTCGACATCGATGACGCCGGGCATCACAAGCAGCCCCGCTGCGTCGATGACCTCGCTGGCCTGACTCGGATCGATGCCGGTGGAGAGCTCGACGATGCGCCCCTCACGCACCGCCACGTCGCCTTCGAAGACCTCGGTCGACGTGACGATGGTCCCCTTTCGGATCAGCAGGTCCAGGTGTTGCATCACATGCCCTCGCGTGCGTGGATTCGGGGGAGGCCCCCCATCGCTGCGGTCGCTCGTGCGCCGCTCATCCGATCAACGGGTGCCGAAGATGCGGTCTCCCGCGTCTCCCAGGCCGGGAAGGATGTAACCGAGGTCGTTGAGGCAGCGGTCGAGCGCGCAGGTGTAGATCTCAACCCGATCGTCCGTCTCCTGAACCCGCCGGACGCCTTCGGGCGCCGCCACCAGACAGACGAGCCGAAGGCTCTCGGGGCGAGCCCCCTTGGCCACGAGGAACTCGATGGCAGCCGACGCCGAACCGCCCGTGGCCAGCATCGGGTCGAGCAGAAGGATGTCGCGCTCCGGAAGATCTTCCGGGAACTTGGAATAGTAGTCGATGGGCTTCAGCGTCTCGTGATCGCGATAGATGCCGATGTGTCCGACCTTGGCCGCAGGGATGAGGCGCATGATGCCCTCGACCATGCCCAGGCCGGCCCGCAGGATGGGCACGATACCGATCTTCTTGCCGCCGATGGCGCGGCAGCGCGCGGTCTCCAAGGGAGTGGGAACCTCCACGGTCTCGAGGGGCAGCGTGCGCGTCACCTCGTAGGCCATGAGCATGGCGATCTCTTCCACGAGCTCCCGGAACTCCTTGGGACCGGTCTCTCGGTGGCGCAGGATGGACATCTTGTGCTGTATCAGGGGGTGATCGATTACATGAAGCGACATGGGGCGCGGATTCCACCTCCGCCGAGAGGGGTCCTGTCGATCTCGGCACGCTGGGGTGAGACCGGCGATGCCGCCGCTCGGAGAGCGCGCCACGCAGAGCGCACTTCACATCAGTGCACCAGAGGGCCCGCGGAAGGGAGTCTCTTCCGTCAGCGCGAAGGATCAAGCCTCTAGGAGTAGCATGACTGAGCGTCAACGCCCCCCAGGAAGCCGCACCGGATCGGTGCGCCGATGGACAGGATTCGGGGAGACCTCCGCTGCGTCGTCAAATCTCCCCAACGCGGAAGAAGATCTCATTCCCGCCGTCGACCCGCGAACGGTCCCCGTTCCCAGCGGTCTCGAGATACACGTTCTCGAAGGTGAAGACGCTGGCAAGACCTTCCCGCTCGACACCTGCGAGGTGGTGCTGGGGCGGCGCATGACGCCAGAAGAGAAGAAGCTGGGCTGGCTGCTCTTCAACGATGGCACCGTGTCGCGCATGCACGCCGTGCTCGAGTGGCGCGGCGGGCCGCGGCGCTACCGCCTCACCCATCGCTCTAAGACCAATCCCACATTCATCAACGGGCGAATCGTCCAGCAGGCGGTTCTCTATCCCGATGACCTGATCCGTCTCGGCGATCTCACCTTCCAGGTGCGGGTGACGCGGCGAGGTCAGGAAGACGAAGCCCCGCAACAGGTCGACGACAAGGGGCTGATCTACTCTGGCTTCAAGGTCGTGGTCGTCAACGGGCCAGACAAGGGCCGTCAATACGTGCTTGAGCACAAGGTCGTTCACGTCGGGGGACCTGCCACGCCTGGCGATGCCACACGAGGCAACAACTGGATGGTCCTCAGCGACAAGAACCTGCCGCGAGAGCAGGCCTTCTTCGTGTGGTACGACGCCGACAAGCGATACGGCGTGTTTCACGCGGGCGCCTCCCCCGTTCCCACGCAGATCTCTCGCGTCCTGACATCGCCCCGTGGCGGCGAATCGAAGACCGAGACCCGAAACCTGCTCAACCTCGACGACATGGTCATCATCGGTGACACGACGTTGATGATGCTCAAATACGAACGCTTCCAGGAGACCGCCAAGGCGCTGCGCCCTGACGTCCTGCCCCCCGCTGGACGCCCTTCTCCTGAGCCGACCCGCGGACCGTCCCCTCCCGTGAGCCTGCCGCAACCGTCTCTCTCAGGGCCGGCCGCCCCTCCCCCACCGACAGCGCTTCCTGGCGCGGAAGAGAAGCGCAAGGTGCTCGAGATCACCCCGCGCGACCATCTCACGCCGCTGCAAGAACCCGATGAGCCGCCCGCTCCCGCCATCCGTGTACGTGGAGAAGGCCTGCCGCAGCATCTGCTGCCGGAGCCTGCCGCTCCTCAGGCGCAGAACAACCGCCCCTTCGATTCCACACAGTGCTGGTTCAGCCGGCCGGACTACGGGCTCGAGGTGATCGACGGGCCAGAACGAGGCCGACGCATCGCGCTCATGTCAACCGCGCTGAAGAGCGGCAAAGGCCTCACCCTGGGTCGGCAAGGACGTCGTGCCAACGACATCGAGCTGAAAGATCCGAAGGTGGAGAACGAGCAGGCCACGCTGCAGTTCGACCGAGGGCGGTTCACCATCATCAATCAAGGTCCGCTCCCCATCGTGCTCAATGAAGACCCGCTCGAAGCCGGCCTTCCCCACCTGCTGAAGAACGGCGATGAGCTCGTCATCGGAGACTCCATCCTGCTGTTCGTCGATCACGGTGCGCTGCAGCGGCAGTACCAGTTCGAGCTCGAGGTCGTGTGCGAGAGCGGACGAACCGACAGAGCACGTCGCATCACCCTGAACCAGGACGAGATCACCATCGGGCGGGCCAAGAAGGCCGAGGTTCGCATCGACGATCCGAACGTCTCGCGCATCCACGCGCGTGTCGCGTTCCGCCGCGGCGGGTTCCTTCTCGAGCACCGCAGCGAGACAAACCCCACATTCGTGAACGGCGTCTCCCTCGACGTGGGACAGTCACGCCTTCTGCAGCCAGACGACGAGATTCAGCTGTCTGACGGTTCGCGGCTCATCTTCCGCAAGCGGATGGCCCTGCAGCTGAAAGGCTGACCCACGCTCGGCGCTAGCAGCGGTGAAGGGTGCCTGCCTTCTCGCTAGGATCGCGGCTTTGCCGACGACGACTTCTTGCGACGGGTGTTGGTGCCGCGCTTGCCGCGCGCCTGTGCCCCGACCCCGGTTGCACGTCGCGTGGTCACGCCGGCCAGTCGTTCGAGAACGTACTGACGCGCGCTTCCAGCAAACTCACCCCCGGGCTCGAGCGCGATGTACCGCTCAAAGGCCTTTCGCGCCGC is a window from the Pseudomonadota bacterium genome containing:
- a CDS encoding arginase; the encoded protein is MPSPLPTALTSAELLPGQDRTVSLLGVPLAFGCGRPGADLGPAVMRLARLGNRLGELGYTVRDLGDVVVPPERTDPQALRNLAEITAVCSDVAHAVRSALSRQELPVVLGGDHSVALGTLSGVAAHLRAREEDVGLIWFDAHADMNTPETSPSGNIHGMPLAALLGRGHSDLTDLC
- the hydA gene encoding dihydropyrimidinase, with translation MQHLDLLIRKGTIVTSTEVFEGDVAVREGRIVELSTGIDPSQASEVIDAAGLLVMPGVIDVDARFEFVSGGHGSADDFAAGSRAAAHGGVTTVIDTALQVEGEALVPAIEQKLKAATGQFNVDFAFHAALGDPRDEVVAELPRAIALGVPSTLVSTADFGDADAVSDGELLAVLDTVRAGGGLVAVQPENGSLVDYFTKKHRERGQVGPLAHARSHPTFSEAEAVRRVIFYTELVGGRLCLFNLSTMGSARFVGEAKGRGLNVFSETSPPYLLLHDALNEVPEAHMYLTSPPLRSQADADGLWKGISAGAIQVVGSGHRAFRRAQKEAGAADAALAPRGLPGVETLLGLMFSEGVRKGRLSLNGLVELIAGNPARLFGLHPRKGSLAPGADADLVLLDPGKKVRVGVDSLHMSTDWSPFEGWVCHGWPVITISRGRVLVREGEFVGDPGGGRFVARSYAPALPTG
- a CDS encoding uracil phosphoribosyltransferase; amino-acid sequence: MSLHVIDHPLIQHKMSILRHRETGPKEFRELVEEIAMLMAYEVTRTLPLETVEVPTPLETARCRAIGGKKIGIVPILRAGLGMVEGIMRLIPAAKVGHIGIYRDHETLKPIDYYSKFPEDLPERDILLLDPMLATGGSASAAIEFLVAKGARPESLRLVCLVAAPEGVRRVQETDDRVEIYTCALDRCLNDLGYILPGLGDAGDRIFGTR
- a CDS encoding FHA domain-containing protein is translated as MGRGFHLRREGSCRSRHAGVRPAMPPLGERATQSALHISAPEGPRKGVSSVSAKDQASRSSMTERQRPPGSRTGSVRRWTGFGETSAASSNLPNAEEDLIPAVDPRTVPVPSGLEIHVLEGEDAGKTFPLDTCEVVLGRRMTPEEKKLGWLLFNDGTVSRMHAVLEWRGGPRRYRLTHRSKTNPTFINGRIVQQAVLYPDDLIRLGDLTFQVRVTRRGQEDEAPQQVDDKGLIYSGFKVVVVNGPDKGRQYVLEHKVVHVGGPATPGDATRGNNWMVLSDKNLPREQAFFVWYDADKRYGVFHAGASPVPTQISRVLTSPRGGESKTETRNLLNLDDMVIIGDTTLMMLKYERFQETAKALRPDVLPPAGRPSPEPTRGPSPPVSLPQPSLSGPAAPPPPTALPGAEEKRKVLEITPRDHLTPLQEPDEPPAPAIRVRGEGLPQHLLPEPAAPQAQNNRPFDSTQCWFSRPDYGLEVIDGPERGRRIALMSTALKSGKGLTLGRQGRRANDIELKDPKVENEQATLQFDRGRFTIINQGPLPIVLNEDPLEAGLPHLLKNGDELVIGDSILLFVDHGALQRQYQFELEVVCESGRTDRARRITLNQDEITIGRAKKAEVRIDDPNVSRIHARVAFRRGGFLLEHRSETNPTFVNGVSLDVGQSRLLQPDDEIQLSDGSRLIFRKRMALQLKG